One part of the Lytechinus pictus isolate F3 Inbred chromosome 3, Lp3.0, whole genome shotgun sequence genome encodes these proteins:
- the LOC129258050 gene encoding zinc finger CCHC-type and RNA-binding motif-containing protein 1-like, whose amino-acid sequence MKIILICLNMVIVIMMARIRTHHLIRPHDELKSSFCLCFKEFGHLSYSCPKNTLGDREPPPKKEKKKKRDQEESSKPKRKYYDYDDDGDYEDSDDDEQEGEDPKLESLHAAINSQREKAEEEEYRQIVASGSYDLASSSLQPMVKRPKVKKSAYFSDEDEISD is encoded by the exons atgaagatcatattgatctgcttgaacatggtaatagtgatcatgatggcgagaataaggacacaccacctaattcgtccgcatgacgaattaaaatctagtttttgtttatgttttaagGAGTTTGGCCATCTAAGCTACAGTTGTCCCAAAAATACCTTGGGAGATAGAGAACCACCTCctaagaaagagaagaaaaagaaaagagatcaAGAAGAATCTTCAAAACCGAAGAGAAAATactatgattatgatgatgatggagactaTGAGGATAG TGACGATGATGAACAAGAAGGTGAGGATCCTAAATTAGAAAGCTTACATGCTGCAATTAACAGCCAG AGAGAAAAAGCTGAAGAAGAAGAGTATCGACAGATAGTAGCATCTGGTAGTTATGACCTTGCTTCAAGTAGTTTACAACCTATGGTTAAAAGGCCAAAGGTTAAAAAGAGTGCTTATTTCAGTGATGAAGATGAAATCAGTGATTGA